A segment of the Patescibacteria group bacterium genome:
ATTGCTGGATCAGCACGAGGAACATGGTTTTTTGAAGCATCATTCCCAGTTCAGCTTGTAGATGCCAATGGTACACTGATTGCTCAAGGTCCAGCAACAGCAAAGGGAGAATGGATGACAACAGATTTTGTGCCATTTGAAGCATCACTTGTGTTTACCAATCCCACAACAGCCACAGGAACATTAATACTTAAAAAAGATAATCCATCAGGAGATTTGGCTCGAGATGAAGAACATAGAATTCCAATAACCTTTAGTAAATAAATTTATGGAGACACTTATTCACGCAGATATATTCTTTTTTATCACCACAGTTTCACTTGTTGTGATTAGTCTTGGCTTGGTGATCGCTATTATATATCTCATAAAGATACTACGAGATATATCTGCAGTTTCACACAAAGTTAAGGATGAAAGTGCTGAAATAATCGCAGACCTCAAACATATTCGTGGTACTATAAAACAGCAAGCTTTTAGTTTTGGGGGGATAAGTCAGATAATAGGATTGATTTTTCGTCGAAAAAAATCAAAGCGGAATGAATAATAACCAATAATAATAACGTTATGGAAAAGAAAACAACACACAAAGGAAGTACCGTTGGGGAGAAAGTGGCAGCTGGACTTGGTCTTGCAGCACTCGCAGCTGCTGCAGCAGGAGCAATATTTTTATATGGTACAGATGCAGGAAAGAAACGACGAGCTCAAATTAAAAGTTGGTCCCTACGAATGAAAGGTGATGTCATGGACCGTATGGAAAAGATGAAAGATTGGAGTGAAGAATCTTATTCAGATATTGTAGATACTGTTGCAGAAAAATATAAAAACTTAAAGAATGTAGATGCAGGTGAGCTTTCGGTTATAGTTGCTGATCTCAAGCGACATTGGAAGACAATTAAAAAACATGTTGAGGGAAACACAAAAAAGAAGCCGTCAGCAGGAGCAAAGGCAAAAGCTAAGCCAAAAGCAAAAAAGAAAGTAACAGATGTAGAAGTAGTTAAAGAACCAAAGCAGGAATAAGTTTTCTTAAAAAATAATAAGAGCTCATGCAGATCATGCATGAGCTTTTGTTTTAGTTAAAAATCAACCAAATAAAGAACCCTGGAGTTCAAGCGTTGCTGCGGGGTGCTTAGCAACGCGAACGTCAACAGGGTTCGTGTTTTAAGGTGATGCAGGCCTCTCGGAAAAACCTGCACCACCCGGGAGGCGGGCATCAAGATCAAACGATCTGCTCAATACTTTACACTTATAAAATAATTTGTCAATATAGCTTAATGAAACAAAACACCTCATGGGGCAACGTTGCTGATTGGTATGCTGCTTTACTCAAAGATCCAGATAACTATCAATCACAGGTCATTTTGCCCAACCTAGTACGTGTTATGGACGTTAAACCAACTCACACGGTACTTGATCTAGCGTGTGGTACTGGTTTCTTTTCAGAAGTCTTCTGTTCTCAAGGGGGAAAGGTGATTGGTGTCGATATTTCACCTGAACTTATTGAAATTGCAAAAGCTCATGCTTCAAAAGACATCTCATTTTCCGTATCGCAAGCTCATAAGCTTCCAATGATAGAATCGGGAACAGTGGATTCTATTGCTATCGTATTAGCACTGCAAAATATTAAAGAAGCAAAAGAAACACTTACAGAATGTTTTCGGGTATTAAAGCCGGGAGGTAAAGTGTGTATAGTGCTCAATCATCCTGCATATAGAATTCCAACCGCATCTAGCTGGGAATGGGATGAGAAAAATAATAAGCAGTTTAGACGGATTGATCAGTATCTTTCAGAAAAATCTGTAGAGATCGCCATGCATCCAGGTGCAAAGCCACATGAGAAGACTGTGTCATTTCATCGACCACTTCAGTTTTATGTAAAAGCTGCACGAGCTTCAGGATTTGTTATTACGCGACTGGAAGAATGGATTTCACATAAGGCTTCACAAAAGGGACCTCGACAGCAGGAAGAAGACCGAATTAGAAAAGAGATACCATTGTTTATGCTCCTTGAATGTACGAAATTATAATCACACGGTATACTATACGTACTCTATGAACCACGAAAAACATTATGTATGCAGTGAGTGCGGAAATGTATCTAAGAATCCTGGCACATGCCAAATTGATGATTGCACTCAGCAAGGTGTAGCATTACACGAATGCCATTGTAAAAACAATAAACACGAGAGCATAGTAAATCAATTTAAATCTTCAGATGAAAATCAAGAGGCAGAAGGTTCAAAAATAAATCTTTTAGATCTCGACTCGCCAAATCCATAAGAAACAAAAAAGAATCCCTAGAGGATTCTTTTTGCTTTTATGCTTCGCAGTTTATAACTAAATATAGTTCCTATAGATAACGTAATTCCAGTAAACAAGAACAGATAATTTATTGGAAGGGTAGTAATAAATAGTTGGATAGTTAATGGAATAACTATGTAAGCCAGAGGACCAGTCATTTTATTTACACTAATAAGCCCAACATCTTGGTCAGAAATTCGAAGGAAGAATGCGTAGTCACTAGCGACTTCTACGAAGCTTGCACCCATTCGTGAGAAAAAGAGGAGCAGCATCCAGGTGGCAATACTTGTTGATGTTACTGAAAACATAAGAACTGTAGCAAGAGCCATAATTATAAATCCAACGATGAGGGTGTCTTTTTCTGTGTGCATTGCATCAAACATTCGGCCAAGCGGCGCTTCAAAAATAACAAATGGAATAAGCATCACGGTAAAGATCGCACCAATAGATTGCCAATCAAATCCAATCACATTGTGAAGATAGAGTGGTGTATAAATAACCATCACAGCATAAAAGCTTTGAAGCAAAAAATTTATAATAAATATTCTGCAAAGATCTTTATGCTTTAAAAACGTACGAACACTTTCTAGGAAGTTTACTTCTTTTAATTCGCGGGTACGAATAGTACGGAAGCTCTCTACAGTAATAAAAAGAAAAAGAGCACACAAAAGCGCAGAAATTAAATAGATTACTTGATACGAGCTTACCGAAATAATCTTTCCTACTATAAGGGGGGAGATAACAAAGGCAAGGTTCATCGAGGTTAGATACATTGATCTAATTCGTCCAATCGAAGCTTGTGTGCGGAGAGTCCCTTCTAGAAACACATCTAATCCCATGAGTAGCAAGGGTGGAAGTGCCTGATGAATTATGAAGAAAAATTTAATGAGTGCGGGATCTCGCGTTGCAAAAAGGCCGAGAAGGGAAATGATTTCTGCAAATATAACCGCTATGATTACTCTGAAATTACCAAATCGTTTAATTAAACTTGTACTAATTATAAACGCAATAAGAGTTAGAATAGCTCCGGATGTATAGAGATAACTAATAGTACGCTCACTAAAATATTCACTCAGGAAGTTTGAGTTTATATAGATAGTGAAACTGTAGTGGAGAGCTAATATAAGCGCGCCGAGATAAATAAATTTTAATCTCGAAGAAACATAACGTGGCATGTGCTTTATTATATCAGGCTCTGCTTATTTAAGACTGTTGATAAAACACCCTGTACCATTTGGTACAGGGTGTTTTATTTAGACTCCGAGTAATACTGGGATTACGATCGGTCGTTTATTTGTTTGCTGGAAGAGATACTTAGAGACATTATCTGATACAACTTGTTTTACATAATCAAAGTTGATTGGATGCTGTCCTGCAATACTTTCTTCAATTGTTTTCTTGATGATGTATCGAGTCTGCTGGAGAAGATCTTGTGATTCTCTAAGATACACGAATCCTCGAGAGATAATATCTGGACTCTTCTTGAGTTTTCCGGTGGCAGTGTTAATAGATGCAATGAGGACAAACATTCCGTCTTGTGCCAGCATTTGTCGATCTCGAATCACCACTTCCTGAATGTCTCCAACTGAGAACCCGTCTACAAGAACCATCCCTGATGGAGCTTTTTCCTTTAGTCGAACAAGCTTAGTTCCTTCGTCTCGGATTTCAACAATTGTTCCGTTGTCGGGCACAATCATATTTTCTTCTGGCATTCCTAGAGATTCCGCAAGATCTGCATGGAGCTTCAATCGGTAGTGGTTGCCGTGTACGGGCATGAAGAACTTTGGATTTACTTTCTTAAACATCCATTCAAGTTCACCCTTGTTTCCGTGACCAGATCCGTGAATATACACATCTGATGTTCGGTAGTGAATAATTTTTGCACCTTGTCGAGCAAGATTGTCTTTGAGTTTTTCTACGGCCTTTTCGTTACCAGGAATAATAGATGATGAAAGAAGAACTGTGTCTCGATTTGAAAGCTTCACATTCTTGTGTGAACGGTTACTGATTCGCATAAGGGCTGCAAATTCTTCTCCTTGAGCACCTGTTGCAAGCATAATGATTCGATCAGGTGGATATGATTCCATGTCCTGAACATTGATGATTGTGCCTTTCTTTACTTTGAGCATGCCGGCAAGGGTAGCGATTTCAATGTTTGTCTTCATTGATCGTCCTTCCATGACAACTTTCTTTCCTAGCTTTTCTGCGATTTCAATGATCTTAATCATTCGTTCCATTTGAGATGCAAATGTTCCAATGATCAATCGTCCTTTAATATTTCGAATGATTTCTTCGAGGTTTTTGTGAACTAGTTTTTCTGGGGTAGAGAAGCCAGGGTTTTCAATGTTGGTAGAGTCGTTCATCATGAATAAAATATTCATGTCTTTAAACTTGTCGTACTCATTGGTTTCAGCTTCTGTAGGAATTGTATCAGTGTGATCAAGCTTTGGATCTCCTGGGTTCACAATATTTCCGTACGGAGTTTCAATGATCACTCCCATAGAATCTGGAATAGTGTGAGTCACTGCAAAAAACTTAACGGTAAGTTTCCCAATCTGAACATGTGAATCTTTTTCAACAATTCGGATATCAAGAGGATCAAGCTGAGGAAATTCTTCCTGTCGCTTTTTGATCATAAGCGCTGTAAGGTTTCGTGTGTAAATTGGGGGATTACCAATTCGAGGCATGATGTAAGGAATTCCTCCTGTGTGATCAAGGTGACCGTGAGTGATGATCACTGCGCGGATCTTATCTTTTCGATCTTCAATATATTTTGTATTTGGAAGAATATAGTCGATACCTGGTGTGTCTTCTTCTTGAAATTGGAAACCAAGGTCAATAACAATGATGTCATCATTGAATTCAACCATCATACAGTTCTGACCAATCTGTTCTACACCTCCAAGTGGAATAACTCGAATAGTATTTGGTGCGAGTGGGGGAATGGCAATTGAGTCTGATTTCTTTGCAAATGGTCGAGCATCAGGCTTTTGCATACTTCGAGGTGAATGATCTCGGTGTGGTCGATCACGTCGATTAGTTCGTGGTTTATGTGCCGGAGAATTAGTTGGATTAGTTCCAAATGCCTTTCGGTCTGCGCTGAAAGTTCGGGTTCTATTTTGATATGGTCTTTGGTTTTGTGCTGGTGCTGGTTGTGCTTGAGGCTGAGATTGTGGGTTTTCTGGATTCATAAGTATTATTAATTTCTTCTAATTGGTTATTTTTGCTTATTTTGATGTAAAGACTTCCCAGACTTTGTCGGTACCTATATACCAATCAAGAATAGTACTAAATCGTTCACTCGGTGATGAAACTTGATTCAACTGCAATCCTTTTATATTCGGTGAAGTGACGTAAATAAAGCTTGGAGAATAGAGGAATACTGCCGGTATATCTTTTCGTATTTCTTCGTCGAATCCTTTGTATACATCAAGCCGTGTTGCTCGATCGGGAATTTGGCGAATCATCTCAAGTGCTTTATCTGCTTTTGTATTTTGATACATAGCAACGTTCAATCCTGGATCCTGTCGTTCTTTCGAATGCCAGAATGCATACAAATCAAGCTCTCTGTTTACTACCTGTCCAAATAGCAATGCATCATACTTTCTAGGCTTGATAACATTTTGATTCAAATATCCACCTTCAATGACTTTGACTGAAACTTGTGCTCCTAATTTTTGCCATTCAGTTTTAACTTTTTCAGCTACGTCCTTAAGTTCAGGAGCGTCTGATGTTGAAATTGAGAATGAAAGAGGAACAGTATCTTTACCGATCTTTTTTTCCCGGATGCCCTCAGTAGTAAGAGTCCAGCCGTTTTTTTCAAGAAGAGTTATTGCTTCATTGAGAGAGGCTGATGTATAGAGAGGGTCACGAGGGGAATCAATATCACTAGTAAAGCTTTTTGGAGCCGCGCTGTCAAGTGCTGTGCCAAATCCGTGAAGCGTACTATTGATAATAGCATCACGATCAATACTCATATTTAATGCCTGTCGGACTTCAAGTTCGGCCAATGCTTTGTTTGCTTCTTGATTAAAAAACACTGCAAATACACGTGGAAGTGATCCTGTAGTTACAGTCTTTCCTGCGACTTTAAGATCTGCAGCGACATCAGGAGAAATACTGTTTATATTATCTACATCACCAGCTTTAAATGCATCAATCATGCTTTTCTCTGATGTATAAAATTTAACAACAAGAGTTTTAATATATGGGGTACCACGAACATACCGATCAAAAGCTTCAAGATCATACGCCATAGGTACGCCATTGTCGTTTCGTTCTACCGATCCGATCTTATATGGTCCAGAGCCAATAGGTTCAACATTGAGATCACTTGCTATAAAGCTTTCTCCTTCTGCTCCTTGCCACAAATGTTGAGGCAAAATACCCATAGTTGTATTTTCAATAAATGCTGCGAATGGCTGCTTTAAAGTGAACTTCACTTCAAGGTCACTTATTTTTTCAACGACAACCCCATCCCAGTTTGCTCGTTTATTGCTTTTGATTGCTGGATCCTGTGCTTTTGAAATTGTGAAAAGTACGTCATCAGCAGTTACAGGTGTCCCATCATGAAAGACTGCAGTATTTCGTAATTTAAAAGAATAGACTTTTCCATCTGCAGAAACAGAATATGTTTCGGCAAGATCAGGAACAAATTCTCCTGTTGGATTTATTCTAAGTAATCCGGAATATACTAATGCAGATAAATCTTTATCTCCATCAGTTACAGAAAGAAGGGGATTAATAAAACGAGGAAGACCTACAACTCCTTCTGTGATTCTTCCTCCACGACTAGGTATCTCAACCATGTATGCACTATTTACTTGCAAAAGCATGGCAATAGATGACACTGAAAAGAGTGCTATTAAACTTCCTAAGAATATTTTTCCGGTAAGAGAAAGTGATGAAACAACTTTCTCAATACGACGCGTAAATGGTAAACGGAAATGCCTTGAGGGCACGAATGGTTTATCGTTCACAATATGTAGATGTTAGCTTTTATTATCGAGCAATGAGCGCAATAAGCGATGATGCAGCAAAAAGGATTGCAACGACAATAGTAGATATGAAGATAACTCTCTCCATTCCTCGTCGTGTGTGGGCTGGGGCGTTTAGGTTTTCGCCACCTCCAAACGCGCTACCTAGATCGGCTTCTGACTGTTGTAGAAGGACAAGGATAATTAAAAGCGCAGAAAGGATTATCTGGAGATACGGTAATATCGGGATGATGATGCTCATGGGCAATACTATATCATGACTTAGGAATTGTGCAATGGGTAATGTATGTTATATTTTTCGTATGAAAAAGAAAATCCAACCGCTCGGTGATCGAGTCCTTGTGCGACCAATCGTAGAGAATGAGTCAGGGAAGACCGCGTCTGGGATCTACTTGCCTGATGCTGCACGAAAAGAACAATCTGGAGAAGGGGAAATCATTGCTGTAGGAGAAGGACGATATGAAAACGGTGTACTCATCCCTATGAATGTAAAAATTGGTGATAAAGTGTTGTTTTCAAAATATGCCTATGAAGAAGTAAAGATAGATGGAGAAGACTATTACATTTTTAAATTAGAAAACATTTTAGCTGTAATTAAATAATCTATACATTTTATGGCAAAACAAATTATTTTTAGTGAAGATGCACGAAAGCGATTGAAAGCTGGAGTAGACAAAGTTGCAGATGCAGTAAAAGTAACTATTGGTCCTAAAGGCAGAAACGTAGTATTGGATAAGGGCTACGGAGCTCCTACAATTACCAATGATGGAGTTTCTATTGCAAAAGAAATCACACTTAAAGATAAATTCGAAAATCTCGGAGCAGAAATTGTAAAAGAAGTTGCAACCAAAACAAATGACGTGGCGGGAGATGGAACTACAACATCTGTGGTTCTCATGCAGGCACTTGTATCAGAAGGAATGAAGCAAACAACTATGGGAGTGAGTCCTTTGGCAATTCGCATTGGAATTGAAAAAGCTACTCAAGATATTGTGAAGGCTTTGAAAGATATGTCGAAGCAGATAAAGACAGATGAAGAAATACAACAAGTAGCAACTATCTCAGCTGAATCAGAAGAAATTGGAAGTCGCATTGCCGAGACTATTAAACGAGTTGGAAAAGATGGAGTAGTGACCGTAGAAGAATCACAGTCTTTTGGCATAGAAACCGATGTCGTAGAAGGATTGCAATTTGATAAGGGATATCTTTCTCCATATATGGTAACCAATACCGAACGAATGGAAGCAGAATTTAATGATGCATATATCCTTGTTACTGATAAAAAGATTTCTGTTATTAAAGAAGTCCTGCCACTGTTAGAAAAGCTTGTACAGAGTGGAAAGAAAGAATTGGTTGTTATTGCAGATGACGTGGATGGAGAAGCTCTTACAACATTTGTACTCAATAAACTTCGTGGAGGATTTAATGTGCTTGCGGTAAAAGCTCCTGGCTATGGAGATCGAAAGAAAGATATGCTCCAGGATATTGCATCTCTTGTAGGTGCGACTGTGATTTCTGATGATGTTGGTATTACGTTTGAAAATGCAGATCTCACAATGTTTGGCCGTGCTCAAAAAGTTGTATCTACAAAAGATTCAACGGTGATTGTTGGAGGTAAAGGAAAGAAATCTGATATTGATAAACGAGTGGGCGCATTAAAAGCTCAGCGAAGTGCATCTGAGAATAAATTTGATGTAGAGAAGCTTGATGAACGAATCGCAAAGCTTACCGGTGGAGTTGCTGTGATCCGGGTGGGAGCTGCGACAGAAACAGAAATGAAATATTTGAAGTTGAAAATTGAAGATGCTGTGAGTGCAACGAAAGCTGCGATTGAAGAAGGAATTGTTCCAGGCGGAGGAGTTGCCCTTGTAAAAGCTGCAGAAAAAGTGCGATCACAAAAGCATGGAAATATCACTCGAGATGCAGAACTTGGATATGAAATTGTTCTCAAGGCTGCTGAGGCTCCGCTAAAGCATATTGCAATGAATGCTGGAAAAGACGATGGATCTGTAGTGCTTGATAAAGTGCGCACGGGTAAAGGTAACTCTGGATATAATGCACTCACCGATGAATATGTAGATGATATGTTGAAAGCGGGAATTATAGATCCGGTAAAAGTGACACGATCTGCACTCCAGCATGCGTCATCTGCGGCAGCAATCTTGCTGACAACTGAAGTCGCAATTACTGAAGAACCTAAAGAAGACAAACCAGAAGCTGCAGGTGGTATGCCGGGTATGGGATACTAAATATAGTATAATTAATGCACGATGGCTTTTGAAACTCCACAGGAGAATAATTTTGGTGAAAAATTATATTCACCTCGAGATATTGATGGGAATAAAAACAGTGAAATTATAGAGCAGGTCCGTGATCTTGAAGAACGACTTACTCCGTACCCATGGTTTATTGGGGTCTCTCCGTTTGGTTCAACGATGAAAGGATATAGTAATGAAGAATCAGATCTGGATGTAAGGATTTTGTATGATGAGCCTATACTTAAGACATCTGATGATCTTGAATTGTATAGAAATATGAATGAATGGGCAGCGCAGTTTAAAGGTAAAACAGGAAGAGATTTAAATGTGCTTTTAGAACCGATTGATTCTAATAGAGTACGTGAGTATTTTACTATTATTAAAAA
Coding sequences within it:
- a CDS encoding co-chaperone GroES → MKKKIQPLGDRVLVRPIVENESGKTASGIYLPDAARKEQSGEGEIIAVGEGRYENGVLIPMNVKIGDKVLFSKYAYEEVKIDGEDYYIFKLENILAVIK
- a CDS encoding ribonuclease J — protein: MNPENPQSQPQAQPAPAQNQRPYQNRTRTFSADRKAFGTNPTNSPAHKPRTNRRDRPHRDHSPRSMQKPDARPFAKKSDSIAIPPLAPNTIRVIPLGGVEQIGQNCMMVEFNDDIIVIDLGFQFQEEDTPGIDYILPNTKYIEDRKDKIRAVIITHGHLDHTGGIPYIMPRIGNPPIYTRNLTALMIKKRQEEFPQLDPLDIRIVEKDSHVQIGKLTVKFFAVTHTIPDSMGVIIETPYGNIVNPGDPKLDHTDTIPTEAETNEYDKFKDMNILFMMNDSTNIENPGFSTPEKLVHKNLEEIIRNIKGRLIIGTFASQMERMIKIIEIAEKLGKKVVMEGRSMKTNIEIATLAGMLKVKKGTIINVQDMESYPPDRIIMLATGAQGEEFAALMRISNRSHKNVKLSNRDTVLLSSSIIPGNEKAVEKLKDNLARQGAKIIHYRTSDVYIHGSGHGNKGELEWMFKKVNPKFFMPVHGNHYRLKLHADLAESLGMPEENMIVPDNGTIVEIRDEGTKLVRLKEKAPSGMVLVDGFSVGDIQEVVIRDRQMLAQDGMFVLIASINTATGKLKKSPDIISRGFVYLRESQDLLQQTRYIIKKTIEESIAGQHPINFDYVKQVVSDNVSKYLFQQTNKRPIVIPVLLGV
- a CDS encoding MFS transporter, producing the protein MPRYVSSRLKFIYLGALILALHYSFTIYINSNFLSEYFSERTISYLYTSGAILTLIAFIISTSLIKRFGNFRVIIAVIFAEIISLLGLFATRDPALIKFFFIIHQALPPLLLMGLDVFLEGTLRTQASIGRIRSMYLTSMNLAFVISPLIVGKIISVSSYQVIYLISALLCALFLFITVESFRTIRTRELKEVNFLESVRTFLKHKDLCRIFIINFLLQSFYAVMVIYTPLYLHNVIGFDWQSIGAIFTVMLIPFVIFEAPLGRMFDAMHTEKDTLIVGFIIMALATVLMFSVTSTSIATWMLLLFFSRMGASFVEVASDYAFFLRISDQDVGLISVNKMTGPLAYIVIPLTIQLFITTLPINYLFLFTGITLSIGTIFSYKLRSIKAKRIL
- the groL gene encoding chaperonin GroEL (60 kDa chaperone family; promotes refolding of misfolded polypeptides especially under stressful conditions; forms two stacked rings of heptamers to form a barrel-shaped 14mer; ends can be capped by GroES; misfolded proteins enter the barrel where they are refolded when GroES binds); translated protein: MAKQIIFSEDARKRLKAGVDKVADAVKVTIGPKGRNVVLDKGYGAPTITNDGVSIAKEITLKDKFENLGAEIVKEVATKTNDVAGDGTTTSVVLMQALVSEGMKQTTMGVSPLAIRIGIEKATQDIVKALKDMSKQIKTDEEIQQVATISAESEEIGSRIAETIKRVGKDGVVTVEESQSFGIETDVVEGLQFDKGYLSPYMVTNTERMEAEFNDAYILVTDKKISVIKEVLPLLEKLVQSGKKELVVIADDVDGEALTTFVLNKLRGGFNVLAVKAPGYGDRKKDMLQDIASLVGATVISDDVGITFENADLTMFGRAQKVVSTKDSTVIVGGKGKKSDIDKRVGALKAQRSASENKFDVEKLDERIAKLTGGVAVIRVGAATETEMKYLKLKIEDAVSATKAAIEEGIVPGGGVALVKAAEKVRSQKHGNITRDAELGYEIVLKAAEAPLKHIAMNAGKDDGSVVLDKVRTGKGNSGYNALTDEYVDDMLKAGIIDPVKVTRSALQHASSAAAILLTTEVAITEEPKEDKPEAAGGMPGMGY
- a CDS encoding peptide ABC transporter substrate-binding protein, which produces MNDKPFVPSRHFRLPFTRRIEKVVSSLSLTGKIFLGSLIALFSVSSIAMLLQVNSAYMVEIPSRGGRITEGVVGLPRFINPLLSVTDGDKDLSALVYSGLLRINPTGEFVPDLAETYSVSADGKVYSFKLRNTAVFHDGTPVTADDVLFTISKAQDPAIKSNKRANWDGVVVEKISDLEVKFTLKQPFAAFIENTTMGILPQHLWQGAEGESFIASDLNVEPIGSGPYKIGSVERNDNGVPMAYDLEAFDRYVRGTPYIKTLVVKFYTSEKSMIDAFKAGDVDNINSISPDVAADLKVAGKTVTTGSLPRVFAVFFNQEANKALAELEVRQALNMSIDRDAIINSTLHGFGTALDSAAPKSFTSDIDSPRDPLYTSASLNEAITLLEKNGWTLTTEGIREKKIGKDTVPLSFSISTSDAPELKDVAEKVKTEWQKLGAQVSVKVIEGGYLNQNVIKPRKYDALLFGQVVNRELDLYAFWHSKERQDPGLNVAMYQNTKADKALEMIRQIPDRATRLDVYKGFDEEIRKDIPAVFLYSPSFIYVTSPNIKGLQLNQVSSPSERFSTILDWYIGTDKVWEVFTSK
- a CDS encoding class I SAM-dependent methyltransferase yields the protein MKQNTSWGNVADWYAALLKDPDNYQSQVILPNLVRVMDVKPTHTVLDLACGTGFFSEVFCSQGGKVIGVDISPELIEIAKAHASKDISFSVSQAHKLPMIESGTVDSIAIVLALQNIKEAKETLTECFRVLKPGGKVCIVLNHPAYRIPTASSWEWDEKNNKQFRRIDQYLSEKSVEIAMHPGAKPHEKTVSFHRPLQFYVKAARASGFVITRLEEWISHKASQKGPRQQEEDRIRKEIPLFMLLECTKL
- the secG gene encoding preprotein translocase subunit SecG: MSIIIPILPYLQIILSALLIILVLLQQSEADLGSAFGGGENLNAPAHTRRGMERVIFISTIVVAILFAASSLIALIAR